The sequence AGAACACGGTATCGCCGTCGTGCAGGCGCAGATCCTTCTGTTCGTAGAGCCCGAGCCGGTCGAAACGGTGCTGCGGATCGAGCCGGTCGGGATCGATGAGTTTTGTGCGGCCTTCGCGCTCGAGCATGACCTTGCCGTCGCGGCGCACATCGCGGACAGTGTATTCGCCCTTGCCCAGCCCCAGTTCGCGCACCTCCATGCGCGCTTCGAGCACCTGACCAGCGCGATAGGTCGACGCAAAGCGCATTTCTTCGCGGGTGGTGTTGGCGCTTTGCAGCACCTTGAGCGCCACGCCTTCGCCTTTGAGCGTGCCCTCACGCAGCAAGCCGGCCTGGACCAGCGCATTGATCTGCGCGCGATCGTCGCGCCCGGCGGTAAAGATCGCGGTCTGCCCGCGCCGATCGGGCGGCAGGGAGAGCCAGAGATCGGCTGCCGCCGCGACATGGTCCTTGCCCGCTTCGGTGACCTTGCCGTGCGAAGCCAGGAGGTCGAGCGCAAGGCTGGCATGACCTTCGTTCGACAATCCCGCGACCGCGAGCAGCAGCGGCGAGTTCTTCTGGCGGATATTTTCGTCCATCCGCACGGTTGCGTGGCCCGCGCTTTGCGAGACCGCGAACATTTTGCCCTGTTCGATCGCCGACAATTGCTGACGGTCGCCCATGAACGGCGCCTTGGCGAGATCGAGCCGCTCGGCGATCGCGATGACCGAAAGCATGTCGCGCGAGGAGACCATCGAGGACTCGTCGGTGACAACGACGGTGTCCCTGAGCTCAGCCTTCGCCGCCTCGAACCGCTCGCCTTCCCCGCGCGCTGCGGCCGAGCCATAAGTGCTGACGAACCGCGCGATGGTATAGGCCTCGATCCCGGCCGCCTGCATCTCGTCGACCGACATCGCCTGACTGCCGCCGCCGCGCAGGTCAGCAACCATCTTGTTCTGGAAGGCAAGGCCAACGAGGCGCACGCCGTCTTCGGCCAGCACCTTCGCTACCGCGCCAAGCAGGGTCGACTTGCCCGCGCCAGCCACGCCCTGGATGTTGAGAAACCGGTCCTCGCCCGACAGGACCGCGACGCCTGCCGACAGCTGCCCGGCATTGAGTTGCCAGTCCTCGGCCCCTGCGCGTTCGCGTCCCAGTTCGCGCGCGGCCTGCTGCAAGCGTTCGACCGCCACGTCGGGCGCCATGAACGCGCGGCCATTTCCGGCACCGGCATCGATGCGGTCGAGAATCTGCTGCTCGCGCGCCAGCGCCTCGGGTGTTGTCACGAGATCAAAATGCCCGTCGAGACGGTCGGACTTTCCGGGAATGAGCTGACCGCTCTCGATCAGCTGCCCGATACGCTCGATCACCGCCTCGCCTTCTAGCCCCCTGATCTGGAAGCCCAGCGCAGCGGAAAGGATCGCATGCGGACTGAACGCCGCCTCGCGTTCGGAGAGATGCCGGATCGCCGAAGCGGTCGCATGCTGCGCCTTGATCGTCTCTGCCGAAAGGAACAGCGCCGCGGGTCCGGATGCGGCGAGATCGCTAGGCAGTCTTAGAGCAGCCGATATGCGTGTCGTGACTTCGGCAAAGGCCTGGCTTGCAGTCTCGCGCATGGTGGGGCGAGCCTGCGTTGCAGCGCGTTCCTGCGCTTCGGCAACCAGCGCCTTGCCATCGAACCCCAGTTCCGCCGCACGCGCCTGCCAGCCTTCGACCAGCGCTTGTCGGTCGGCGACATCGAGCTTGGGATCGCGGGTGTAAAGCGTGATCTGTTTCTTGGTGGCGAGCCTCGTGGCGCCGGTCTCCGCGATCTTCGCCTCGATCTCGGCAGTGCGCGTGGAGAAGGCCTTGATGACCTCTTTGGGCACCCCCTTGATCTCGAAGGCCCCATGCTTGCCAGACGCCTCGGTCTCGTATCCCAGCCTCTGCAACCGGGCGCGAAACGCGGCGTGGTAGAACTGCCCGATGGTGGTGTTGTTCTTCCAGATCTCGCCGTTCCACAGCGCCTTCCAGTTGCCCTTCAGATCGCGCGTCAGGTTGGCGACGACGGCGTGGACATGGCCTTGCGGATCGAGCGCGCGGCTCGTGTCGTGAGCGAACAGGGCATAGACGAGATTGCCGGTCTTTTCGGGTTCGCCATTGCGGTTGCGCTCGTAGTTGCGCGCTTCGGCAAGGCGCTTTTCGACAAGCTGGCTCATGGTCGATTTGACTGCGACAAGATGTGCATCGAGGATGCGCTTGTCGCCAGTTACCAGCGCCAGGATCGATGCGGACTTGGGCATCGAAAAGGTGAGATCGAGACCCAGCCTGCGCCCCTCGACCTGCCCCACCATCTCGCCACTGGGCAGCTTGCCGCCGAGCACCGCTTCGAACGCATCCCGACCCACGTCGCCTTCCAGCCCAAGCAGCCGCGCACCTTCGCCGCCCCAGACCCCGGCTTCCGCGTTCTCTTCAGCCGTGTAGTAATTGTCGTTCGCGAAATAGTCGGCTGCGCCGCCTGCGGACCGAACCGGTGCGATCGAATGCATCGCCGTTACATCCCGATGCCGTCATCGGCATCGAGTCCGGGCAATTGGGCTTCGCCTGGACCGGCTGCGGTGCGCTCGATTCCGCGTTCGGGTTCGAGCGCTTCGGAGAGCTCGCGCGTCGTTTGCGAGACTTGCTTGCCCTTGCCAACTGCCTTCGCGTTCACGTGAGGGCGAGAGGCAGTTTCATCGGCGCGCTGCATGGCAGACGGTTCGGCTTCGGGCATACCCGGACGATAGCTCATCGCGCGCGACAGGCTGCTGGCGACAGGTGGATTGTCGCCACTGTCCTGGCTCCCTAGCTGGGCCGGTTCGTCTTCGTCCGCGGATGCCTCAAGAGCAGACTCCCGGTCGTCGTCCGGCTCCATCTCCGGCTCGGGCGCGGGCGCATCGCGGGTCTCGCGCCCGCCTGTATCCGGATCGCCCTGATCCTCCTCGTCAGCCTCTTCAGCAAATTCGATCGGCTCGACATTCTCGCGCAGGACATAGCCTTCGGCGACACTCGGGTAGTCCTTCCAGGAAAGCCTGATCCGCGCGGCATCGAAGCCTTCGGGAAAGACCAGAAAGCCGCGCAACGACGGAAGCTTCATGATGTCGTCGGGCAGCACCAGGGGCTGGACTTCGCTTCGCGGGGTGATCGTCGCGGCATCGCGAATGTTCGAATAGCCGTAGCTGTATGCCTCATCCATCATGCGCACTTCGCGGTGGCCGATGAAATCCGAACAATGCTCGGCGGTATCGCGATCGGCGGCGGCAAGGATGAGCTTGGTGCGCGCGAGCGAAGCCAGGTTCTGCGCGCCTTCCTTGCCATAGGTTTCGGCAAGCTTGGCGAAGCTGTGGATGCCCAGCACGAAGGCTCCGCCGAACCCGCGCGCGGTCTGCAGCCCGTCCTCGATGGCTGGCAGGCGGTGGAGCGCGTGAACCTCGTCGAAGAAGAACCAGGTGCGCAAGTCGCGCGTGCGCGGCAGGCGCATCAGCGTGTGTACCGCAAGGTTCATCCAGAGCGAGAGCAGCGCGCGATTGAGCACCAGTTCATTGTGCGATGAGGTGATGAACAGGATCGATCCGGGCTGATCTGAGGCGCGGATCCAGTCGCAAATCGAGAAGGGCTCCTTCCCCTCGGGAAGGAAGCGCAGCGCCTGCGCATTGGTGTTGAATACCGCCCGGATCGATTCGGCCATCTTGGCTGCTTCGGGCGCGGTCAGCGGGTCGGCGACGGTATTCTCGAGCAGCTTGTGGACCTCCTTGAGGTCGGCCATCATCAGCCGGCTTGCCAGTGCCTGGTTGGTCGCCTTGCCGAGCTTGATCAGGCGCATGCAGGTCTCGACAAAGAGCGTGCGCGCCGCCAGCATCCAGAAGGGTTCGGCCCCGCCGCCATCGGCGGGCAGGAGGGCCGCGGCAATGCCGGTAAAGTCTGCATGGTTCTTCGCTTCGGCAAACACCGACCAGGACGGGCAGCGCTCGTCCATGGGATTGAGAATCGTGTCCGTCTCGGGGTTGTAGAAGGCCTCGACATAGGCGCCGGTGAGATCGAAGACGACGGCCCGGTCGCGGCGTTTGCGCATCTGCGCGATCAGCGCGCGCATCTGCGTCGTCTTGCCGGTTCCGGTCGATCCGATCATCATCGTGTGCGCCTGTTCGGTGCGCCAGGGGAAGGGCACACCGGCGAGCGAATAGGCATGATGGATGCCTGCTGCCTTGCGCGTCGCCAACGGCATCGCCAGCACCTCGTCCATGGTCCTTCCCGGCAAGCGTTCGGCGACTTCCTGGGCGAGTGCGGCGCGGTTGTGATCGGTGATGACGGATGCAAGATCGGCAGCATCGACAAGCATGGCGCCGCGCTGGTGACGCTCTTCGAGGATCGACTTTCCGCGCCGCCGGGAGAAGTCGACGAACCAGATCGAAAGCGGCACGGCGACGAAAAGCGAGATGAACAACGAACCCCGTATCGCGCGCATCATCCGCTCCCAGGCAACAGCGACATCGGGGTGCGAAGCAACCATGCCGATGGGGGCGGGAACGACCTCTCCCGATGGCAGGGTGAGGTTGATCACCTTGGCATCGGAGAACTCCATGAACTGCCATCCGGCGGCATAGATGCGCATGCCGATCATCTGCACTTCTTGGCTCTCAAGCCGCAGCGCCAGGACCACCGAAAGCACGCCGAGGAAGGTGAAGAACCAGACCAGAAACGGAAGCCGTGCCGACGCGAACCACATCAGGAATTCATGGGTGATGAGCTGCGAGCCGCGGGTGAAGTCGCCGGCATTGCGCGGCATGTTGCCGCGCGCCGAATGATGCTGCAGCTTGCCCGGGCGGCGGCGGTCGGACCAGGTGTCAGGCCGCGCCACAAAGCGCCTCCATCCGGGCCTCGGCTTCGGCGAGAAGTTCGCCGTGCACATCGGTATATTGGCGCTGGATAATGAGGTCGAGCGCGAGGAAGAGATACTCGAGCGAGAATTGCCGCCGCCGGTCGAGTTCGGAAGCGCCCGCGACGCCATCGAGAAAATGTTCAAGCGCGATTCGCACGAGATTGGAGCGGGAGGTCTTTTGCGCTTCGGCAGCGGCCTTGGCCGCTTCGGCAATCGGCTGCGGCAACCGCACCGAAATCAGAACCGTATCTGTCATCGCCAACCCCTTCGAAAAGGGCCTGGCGGGAATTGCGCGAGGGAGAATTTAGGCTATCGCAAAGAGGGTGGCAAGCGAAAGGTCGCAGGCAGCGGGGCGTATCACATCGTATTACGCCCGAAATGGCGTAGTTCTGCCGCTTCAGAAGCTCCTGGCCAGCATGTAATATACCCGAATACAAGAAGCATTGCGCGTAAACATACTGCTTTTGGCCATTCTTAAAACTGCACCGCAGTGTACGGTCTGCAACTCTTCCCCTCAATCCGATGCCATGTGTCTGGTGGGTGGTTTCTGGTCTTTGATGCGCATAGAGTCGAGCCTTGACCGCTTGTCCTGGAGCCAAGAAACGCCGCTGATTACAGGACGGGCAGCACAATTTATTTGCAGGGCCGATGGCACAGGGCTTGCCACTAACAGCGCTGCTTGGAATCCTCGCGCACGGGAGGTTTCAGCGCCAACCCACGAGGTATCATCATGGCCAGGAAAGGAAGTCTTGAAGCGGAACGACAGGCGATCGCAAAGGAGCGGAGTGCACTGGAAGCGCGCGAAGCGAAGCTGCGGGAAAGCGAGCAGGTTGCCATGGCCGAACTGTTGAGGAAGTCAGCACTCGGCAAGGCTCCGTTTGAGAGGGTTGAAGCATTCTTCGCCGCTCTTGGAAAGCTCGGCCTGGACGAAGCGGAGAAGCGCCTGCGGGCAAGCTGAAACCGGTCTCGGCAGAGACCAGCGCAGCCGGGGCTCGATGCCTCGGCTGCGCTTTATCTGGACACGCAAAAAAGGGGGCCGGAGAGCCCCTTGTCGGTGCCCTCCGGCGCTGCGGCGGATGATCATTTCAGAACGGGCAATCCGCGTCCCAGTCTGGATCCATCACCACGCTCATGAAGCTTGCGGCGCGGGCGATGTTCGCTTCGTCGAAGTCGTCGGCCATCATGCCCGGGACGGAATGGACGATCCGGTCGATCAGGTCCTGGGGCAGGGCGTTGTAGTCGCCTTCGTCGATGGCGCTGAAGGAACCGTCGTCGTTCTCGATCACGTGGCTGTCGAAGAAGCTGTGCTGGGCGCGGATAGTCGCGGCGCGGACCGCGGCGTCATAGCTGATGGGGTCAAAAGCCGGGATGTCGAGGGACTTGGTAAGTGCGTTCATGTGAGCCTCCTGTCAAAGGAATTGAAGAGGTCTCCTTCGGGATGGCCGAGCTTGGCCCGGGTCAGGAACGGGCCGCCCGCGGCCCGCCGCGCGAGCGGGGGTGGGGGAGCCGATTTTTTCGCCTTCTTCAGGCGCAAAAATTGGGGGAACCGCCCTTCTTGACGCGGGCCAATGGCGGCCATCATGCTTGGAAGTCTGCGAGAGTGTTTAACCCTGTTAGGCAGCACCCCGGTGGTCCACGCGCGGGCAGCGCCTGCCCGGTCGATGCGAAGCCTTCGCGGCGTTCCTGGTTGCCGCATCGCCAGTAACGATGCTTCGGCGCCAGCAGGCCGTCAGGCCGTTACTGTCGGGGCAAGAAGCGAGCGAGCCGGGCCATCAAGG is a genomic window of Novosphingobium pentaromativorans US6-1 containing:
- a CDS encoding ribbon-helix-helix protein, CopG family, yielding MTDTVLISVRLPQPIAEAAKAAAEAQKTSRSNLVRIALEHFLDGVAGASELDRRRQFSLEYLFLALDLIIQRQYTDVHGELLAEAEARMEALCGAA
- a CDS encoding type IV secretion system DNA-binding domain-containing protein, with the translated sequence MARPDTWSDRRRPGKLQHHSARGNMPRNAGDFTRGSQLITHEFLMWFASARLPFLVWFFTFLGVLSVVLALRLESQEVQMIGMRIYAAGWQFMEFSDAKVINLTLPSGEVVPAPIGMVASHPDVAVAWERMMRAIRGSLFISLFVAVPLSIWFVDFSRRRGKSILEERHQRGAMLVDAADLASVITDHNRAALAQEVAERLPGRTMDEVLAMPLATRKAAGIHHAYSLAGVPFPWRTEQAHTMMIGSTGTGKTTQMRALIAQMRKRRDRAVVFDLTGAYVEAFYNPETDTILNPMDERCPSWSVFAEAKNHADFTGIAAALLPADGGGAEPFWMLAARTLFVETCMRLIKLGKATNQALASRLMMADLKEVHKLLENTVADPLTAPEAAKMAESIRAVFNTNAQALRFLPEGKEPFSICDWIRASDQPGSILFITSSHNELVLNRALLSLWMNLAVHTLMRLPRTRDLRTWFFFDEVHALHRLPAIEDGLQTARGFGGAFVLGIHSFAKLAETYGKEGAQNLASLARTKLILAAADRDTAEHCSDFIGHREVRMMDEAYSYGYSNIRDAATITPRSEVQPLVLPDDIMKLPSLRGFLVFPEGFDAARIRLSWKDYPSVAEGYVLRENVEPIEFAEEADEEDQGDPDTGGRETRDAPAPEPEMEPDDDRESALEASADEDEPAQLGSQDSGDNPPVASSLSRAMSYRPGMPEAEPSAMQRADETASRPHVNAKAVGKGKQVSQTTRELSEALEPERGIERTAAGPGEAQLPGLDADDGIGM
- the mobF gene encoding MobF family relaxase: MHSIAPVRSAGGAADYFANDNYYTAEENAEAGVWGGEGARLLGLEGDVGRDAFEAVLGGKLPSGEMVGQVEGRRLGLDLTFSMPKSASILALVTGDKRILDAHLVAVKSTMSQLVEKRLAEARNYERNRNGEPEKTGNLVYALFAHDTSRALDPQGHVHAVVANLTRDLKGNWKALWNGEIWKNNTTIGQFYHAAFRARLQRLGYETEASGKHGAFEIKGVPKEVIKAFSTRTAEIEAKIAETGATRLATKKQITLYTRDPKLDVADRQALVEGWQARAAELGFDGKALVAEAQERAATQARPTMRETASQAFAEVTTRISAALRLPSDLAASGPAALFLSAETIKAQHATASAIRHLSEREAAFSPHAILSAALGFQIRGLEGEAVIERIGQLIESGQLIPGKSDRLDGHFDLVTTPEALAREQQILDRIDAGAGNGRAFMAPDVAVERLQQAARELGRERAGAEDWQLNAGQLSAGVAVLSGEDRFLNIQGVAGAGKSTLLGAVAKVLAEDGVRLVGLAFQNKMVADLRGGGSQAMSVDEMQAAGIEAYTIARFVSTYGSAAARGEGERFEAAKAELRDTVVVTDESSMVSSRDMLSVIAIAERLDLAKAPFMGDRQQLSAIEQGKMFAVSQSAGHATVRMDENIRQKNSPLLLAVAGLSNEGHASLALDLLASHGKVTEAGKDHVAAAADLWLSLPPDRRGQTAIFTAGRDDRAQINALVQAGLLREGTLKGEGVALKVLQSANTTREEMRFASTYRAGQVLEARMEVRELGLGKGEYTVRDVRRDGKVMLEREGRTKLIDPDRLDPQHRFDRLGLYEQKDLRLHDGDTVFWRDKDASRDIAKSTYATVLATSKDAVTLELSDRRQVTLPAGDPMLRRLDLGYALNAHMAQGVTIARAIEVISSSQRNLATQRTQNVLNTRATDDMHVVTNDLAALKFQLDRTPGNKTSALEATGRIEVDKPPANPTDARQVPDLKMSPELRAKLDAVLGPRPEAQVRQLPVPEKSLGLDL